The genomic region ACATCAGATTCGCTTGGGGAAGCGCATTTTGATACATTGGATCAAATCGATGGTATATCGACATCACAAACCACAACGATTAATAATAATTATTTAAAAATTTTGGCAGAACACGGTATTTATCATGTTGCCCAGCGATCTGCTGGTTACGATATGTTTGATTTGGACGTTGCCAATCAATTAGGGATTAAAATATCAAATGTACCGAGCTATTCACCGCAATCAATTGCAGAATTTGCTGTGATGCGTATATTAGAGTTGGTTCGTCATGCGTATCAAATTGATCAGAATGTATCACAACAATGTTTTGATTGGAGTATGAATATTCAAGGGAGAACAGTTGAATCTTTAAAAATAGGAGTTATAGGGACAGGGCGTATAGGGAGTCGAGTGGCTAAAATATTAAATGGGTTCGGATCACAAGTTTATGGATATGATTTAAAGCCTAATTCAGAGTTAGAAAGTATCCTGACATACGTTGATAGTGTAGAGACGCTTGTCCAGAACTGTGATGTCCTAACGATACACATCCCAGGTTCTAAGGACAATCATTATTTTATAAATCAGCACGTTTTTCAACATGCTAAAGAAGGTCTTTTATTTGTGAATACTGCACGTGGTAGTGTAGTAGATACTCAAGCATTAATCGAAGCGCTTGATAGTGGAGTAGTTTCTGCGGCTGCTTTGGATACTTATGAGAATGAAGGGGATTATTTTAGAAAAGATTGGTCGAATAAACATATTGCTGACCAGACATTACAAGGTTTATTAGGACGAGATAATGTATTAATTTCGCCACATGTTGCATTTTATACCGATGAAGCTGTACAAAATTTAGTAGATATTCCATTGGATGATGTTTTATCATATATTCATGGTAAGGAAGTTAAAAATATTGTGAATCTTTAATTGAAGAAAGGTGTTTAATCATGAAAACACAAATTGTCGCTAGTTTTATGCCAGATAATGATCAATTAACCCAAAAAGATTTGGCTTTAATTAATCAGTATCAAGACGATTTTGATATTTTAGAATTACGTGTAGATGGTTTAGCTCAATGTGAGATTGATACGCTACGTAAGATAATTGAAGAAATCAAGACGGTATTGAAAAAGGATTTGTTAGTCACATATCGTACTGTTAAACAGGGGGGGAAGGGTGTCAAATCTGAAGAAGACTATGTTAAGTTCATTCGAGGTATCGGACGACTTGAACAAGTAGACTTAATCGACATTGAGTGGGAACCCTACAATGACATCAGGAAAATGCTCGTTCATGAGTGTGAAGCACATCAAAAAGTCACTTTATTGTCTTACCATCGTTTTGATGAAACACCTAAAATCGAGGTGTTAAAAAAGACTTATTTCAATATGTCAAAGCTAGGGGCGCAACATTTGAAAATTGCAGTGATGCCTCAAACGAGACAGGATGTATTGACTTTATTAGAAGCACTATCTGAAGCGAGTGAAGCATTACCTCAGTGGGTGACAGGTATTTCAATGTCGCAACTGGGCGTCATTTCGCGTACAGCTCAGGAAGTATTTGGTGGCGCATTGACATATGGTTCAATATCAGAAGCAGTAGCACCTGGACAATTACACGTCAAAACATTATCAAACCTGATGCCTGTGTACAGTTTAGTTGAAAAGCGATAAGCCCTTAGATATAATTGATAATGGTTATCATTAAAAAGGGGTAGATAGAGATGCAACTTCAAAAAGCGATTGAAACAAGAAGAAGTATCAAAAATTTCACGAGAGATATGCATATTGATGAGTCGGTTGTAAAAGAAGCAATCGAAATAGCTGCTGATGCACCAAATCATGGGATGAGAGAGCCGTGGCGTGTTGTGTACGTCCCTAAGTATAAATTAGGAGAAATGAGTCGAGATATTTCGAAGTATGCATTTCCAAGAGATAAAGATAAGCAACAAAGTCACTATGATGCAGTCACAAATCTTGGCGGATTTTTAGCCATTATTATGAAATGTGATGCCAGACAAAGAGAAGAAAATGAAAACTACTTAGCAATTGGTGCTTTTGCTCAAAATTTGTTATTGTTACTCCATGATAAAGGGATAGGTTCATGTTGGAAGACACCAGAGTATATATTTAACCCGAAAGTAAGAAATGTTTTTGGTGTATTACCGGATGAACGGTTAGTTGGCTTTATTTATCTAACAGATTTAGAGGACTATGAGACGTGTCGAAAGGTTGAGCGAAAAAATAGGGGTTTAATTACTGATTATATTTAAACACTAATGACTATTAAAAGAAGAATAGCTTTCGAGCGAAACATTATTTATCAGTTTCAGCTTCGAAAGCTATTTTTACATATAATATTAACCTAAACTTTCAGATAAGTAACTTTCAACTTGTTCAGGTGATTTTGCGTGAGCTGAATGTAAGTGATGTAGTTTTTGACCGTTTTTGAAAATTAAAAGACTTGGAATGCCCATTACGTCATTTTCAATAGCAGCTTCTTCTAGTTCATCGCGGTTAACAGTATACCATTGATATGCATTATATTTTTCAACAATTGGATCAATCCACATGTCCATTGCACGGCAGTCCGGACACCATCCTGCTTCAAATTTAATAATAACTGGTGAGTCACTTTGAATAACAGATTTGAACGCATTCATATCATTAATTTTTTGCATATTAAAACCTCCGTAAAATCAACGTACCGTTATTATAACGGATTCAATGTTCAAAGTCATGCTACAAAATATAACGCTTAAAACAAAAACGAAACGTTGTTTTGAAATGAATAAAAAATAATTAGCTATTTTATTAAAATATTTGGTATATTTATTATAGTTAAAATGAGGAGGTAATGAAATGATTAAATTTTATCAGTATCACAACTGTACAACATGTAAAAAAGCATCAAAATTTTTAACTGAATATGGTGTGAGCCACGAGCCAATTGATATCATACAACATACTCCAACTAAGGAAGAGTTCCGCAAAATTATTGAAGCTTCTGGTATTGATATTAAAAAATTCTTTAATACACATGGTGCAAAATACCGTGAACTTAACTTGAAAGATAAGCTTGCTGACATGGATTATGAAGAGAAGTTAGAGCTTTTAGCATCGGATGGGATGTTAGTTAAAAGACCTCTTGCCATTTCTGGAAATACGGTCACAATAGGATTTAAAGAAGACGAATACCGACAAACTTGGGTTCAGTAAAATAGTTGATAGAATTTAAGCAATATGTCATGATAAATGTGTAAACATAAATAGGAGGGGATTCACGTGGCAGTGCCAAATGAACTAAAATATTCTAAAGAACATGAGTGGGTAAAAGTTGACGGAAATGTAGCTCTTATTGGTATTACTGACTTTGCGCAAAGCGAGTTAGGTGACATCGTATTCGTTGAGCTTCCTGAAGTAGATGATGAAGTTTCTGAGGGTGAA from Staphylococcus felis harbors:
- a CDS encoding D-2-hydroxyacid dehydrogenase; this translates as MKKIKIFDVREDEHQALENWMSAHQGEVEVELTSDSLGEAHFDTLDQIDGISTSQTTTINNNYLKILAEHGIYHVAQRSAGYDMFDLDVANQLGIKISNVPSYSPQSIAEFAVMRILELVRHAYQIDQNVSQQCFDWSMNIQGRTVESLKIGVIGTGRIGSRVAKILNGFGSQVYGYDLKPNSELESILTYVDSVETLVQNCDVLTIHIPGSKDNHYFINQHVFQHAKEGLLFVNTARGSVVDTQALIEALDSGVVSAAALDTYENEGDYFRKDWSNKHIADQTLQGLLGRDNVLISPHVAFYTDEAVQNLVDIPLDDVLSYIHGKEVKNIVNL
- the aroD gene encoding type I 3-dehydroquinate dehydratase, coding for MKTQIVASFMPDNDQLTQKDLALINQYQDDFDILELRVDGLAQCEIDTLRKIIEEIKTVLKKDLLVTYRTVKQGGKGVKSEEDYVKFIRGIGRLEQVDLIDIEWEPYNDIRKMLVHECEAHQKVTLLSYHRFDETPKIEVLKKTYFNMSKLGAQHLKIAVMPQTRQDVLTLLEALSEASEALPQWVTGISMSQLGVISRTAQEVFGGALTYGSISEAVAPGQLHVKTLSNLMPVYSLVEKR
- a CDS encoding nitroreductase family protein, whose translation is MQLQKAIETRRSIKNFTRDMHIDESVVKEAIEIAADAPNHGMREPWRVVYVPKYKLGEMSRDISKYAFPRDKDKQQSHYDAVTNLGGFLAIIMKCDARQREENENYLAIGAFAQNLLLLLHDKGIGSCWKTPEYIFNPKVRNVFGVLPDERLVGFIYLTDLEDYETCRKVERKNRGLITDYI
- a CDS encoding thioredoxin family protein; the protein is MQKINDMNAFKSVIQSDSPVIIKFEAGWCPDCRAMDMWIDPIVEKYNAYQWYTVNRDELEEAAIENDVMGIPSLLIFKNGQKLHHLHSAHAKSPEQVESYLSESLG
- a CDS encoding arsenate reductase family protein — encoded protein: MIKFYQYHNCTTCKKASKFLTEYGVSHEPIDIIQHTPTKEEFRKIIEASGIDIKKFFNTHGAKYRELNLKDKLADMDYEEKLELLASDGMLVKRPLAISGNTVTIGFKEDEYRQTWVQ